Proteins from a genomic interval of Stenotrophomonas sp. 24(2023):
- a CDS encoding PoNe immunity protein domain-containing protein, with amino-acid sequence MARKISEEGFKKRREPYQRYETYLAQFKSTVGRIAMITVDLPKHLAKATSGGLMTSTRRRLWDTLDFMSLQYSAGAPPAEIGDIWPYVLRWAEEYGTFDKAYDDSPENTSGDRIPHAPLVSESYWIVALRLVCFGILTGNTNDLPRVMSFLDYVNAELDIHDGLLERLVAPWAPGRPIPDTATRHLPYRKLFKVFDAPLDKRPALMATYLDEWYHASRREPYIDQHGESDIAFYGYWSWEAAATTIVLGIDDASYRDMAFYPKDLADYARQIAPGATSEGSEGSDLGDTFRIWAADKTPPIME; translated from the coding sequence ATGGCCCGAAAGATCAGCGAAGAAGGTTTCAAGAAACGCAGAGAACCCTACCAGCGCTACGAGACCTATCTAGCTCAGTTCAAGAGCACCGTTGGCAGGATCGCGATGATAACTGTGGATCTGCCAAAGCACCTTGCCAAGGCCACCAGTGGGGGATTGATGACCTCCACGCGTCGGCGTCTTTGGGACACACTGGACTTCATGAGCCTGCAGTACTCAGCAGGTGCACCGCCGGCCGAGATTGGTGATATCTGGCCGTATGTTCTGCGATGGGCGGAGGAGTACGGCACTTTTGACAAGGCCTATGATGACTCGCCTGAAAACACCTCCGGCGATCGGATTCCTCATGCGCCGCTCGTGAGCGAAAGCTATTGGATCGTCGCGCTTCGCTTAGTCTGCTTTGGAATTCTTACAGGCAATACCAACGACCTGCCACGCGTCATGTCGTTCCTGGACTACGTCAACGCCGAATTGGACATCCATGACGGACTGCTGGAACGACTGGTCGCACCATGGGCCCCGGGTAGACCCATCCCCGACACCGCAACCCGGCACCTTCCCTACCGCAAGCTGTTCAAAGTCTTCGATGCCCCACTCGACAAGCGCCCGGCCCTGATGGCCACCTATCTTGACGAGTGGTACCACGCCAGCCGGCGCGAACCCTACATTGACCAGCATGGCGAGAGTGACATCGCCTTCTATGGCTACTGGTCGTGGGAAGCTGCCGCGACCACCATCGTGCTCGGCATCGATGATGCGAGCTATCGCGATATGGCGTTCTACCCCAAGGATCTTGCGGATTACGCCCGCCAGATCGCGCCAGGCGCAACCAGCGAAGGCAGCGAAGGCAGCGACCTGGGTGACACGTTCCGGATATGGGCCGCGGACAAGACACCACCAATAATGGAATGA
- the tssK gene encoding type VI secretion system baseplate subunit TssK codes for MSKVLWGEGLFLRPQHFQRQDAYHEARLQDLSQTLHPYAWGARRVRFDPHALSGGTLRPLDLSAVFPDGETYDAPAHDSLPDAVSLHELPPGVQSTVVYLALPLLRDDGANCADAEGTVLARYRQANRDTQDLFTDAVEAELSYLSKAVKLLTDDQPRDAYSTVPVARVRRTSSGGFELDDEFIPPCAQLQASPFLHRELRAVLDALQAKVDALYGLHRQTSQNIIEFRSGDIASFWLLHTINSSFSALAHLLHHPQLHPERLHQELLRMAGALLTFSNAYQLSDLPVYRHDQPEASFRKLLDIVRALLDTVISTRYFKIALNEVKPSYHLGRLDSQRIDGDASFYLSVSAALPAQELIQTVPVRFKVGAPDDVEKCVLSALPGVKLVHAAQVPAAIPVRPGSHYFELDARGALYERMLKSQSLMIYVPAGIADLKMELVAVTS; via the coding sequence ATGTCGAAGGTTCTCTGGGGCGAGGGATTGTTCCTGCGCCCCCAGCATTTCCAGCGCCAGGACGCGTACCACGAAGCGCGCCTGCAGGACCTGTCGCAGACATTGCACCCCTATGCGTGGGGCGCCCGCCGCGTGCGTTTCGACCCGCACGCGCTGTCCGGCGGCACGCTGCGGCCCCTCGACCTGTCGGCGGTGTTTCCCGATGGCGAGACCTATGATGCGCCCGCCCACGACAGCCTGCCCGATGCGGTATCGCTGCATGAGCTGCCACCGGGCGTGCAGTCCACCGTGGTGTACCTGGCGCTGCCGTTGCTGCGCGACGACGGCGCCAACTGTGCCGACGCCGAGGGCACCGTCCTGGCGCGCTACCGCCAGGCCAACCGCGATACGCAGGACCTGTTCACCGATGCGGTGGAGGCGGAACTGTCCTACCTGAGCAAGGCGGTGAAGCTGCTCACCGACGACCAGCCTCGTGACGCCTACAGCACGGTGCCGGTCGCGCGCGTCCGCCGCACCTCCAGCGGCGGGTTCGAACTGGACGACGAGTTCATCCCCCCTTGCGCGCAGCTGCAGGCATCGCCGTTCCTGCACCGCGAACTGCGTGCGGTGCTCGACGCGCTGCAGGCCAAGGTGGATGCGCTGTACGGCCTGCACCGGCAGACATCACAGAACATCATCGAATTCCGCAGTGGCGACATCGCCTCGTTCTGGCTGCTGCACACCATCAACAGTTCCTTCAGTGCACTGGCCCACCTGCTGCACCACCCGCAGCTGCACCCTGAGCGCCTGCACCAGGAACTGCTGCGCATGGCCGGTGCACTGCTGACCTTCTCCAACGCCTACCAGCTGAGCGATCTGCCGGTTTACCGGCACGACCAGCCCGAAGCCTCGTTCCGCAAGCTGCTGGACATCGTGCGCGCGTTGCTGGATACGGTGATCTCCACGCGCTACTTCAAGATCGCGCTGAACGAGGTCAAGCCGTCCTATCACCTGGGTCGGCTCGACTCGCAGCGCATCGATGGCGATGCCTCCTTCTACCTGTCGGTGTCGGCGGCCCTGCCCGCGCAGGAACTCATCCAGACCGTGCCCGTACGCTTCAAGGTGGGTGCACCGGACGACGTGGAGAAGTGCGTGCTGTCGGCATTGCCCGGCGTGAAGCTGGTGCACGCCGCCCAGGTGCCTGCGGCCATTCCGGTGCGCCCGGGCAGCCACTACTTCGAACTTGATGCACGCGGTGCGTTGTACGAGCGCATGCTCAAGTCGCAGTCGTTGATGATCTACGTGCCGGCCGGCATTGCCGACCTGAAGATGGAACTCGTGGCGGTGACCTCATGA
- the icmH gene encoding type IVB secretion system protein IcmH/DotU, with product MMNSPLPPTPGPMPSLTANGAMVNPTPQAANPQSLQDLMSDGFYLLLLLKRGQLPNDAEGFVQTVQKFLDGVERNAMRLGVAAEDVYAAKYAFCAAVDEAILSQPSPLHEIWERNPLQLRLFGEHLAGEHFFDRLEELRRQGAARLPSLEVYHYCLLMGFEGKYRLEGTEKLGYLTARLGDEIVYLKGKRHGFAPHALPPDNVRHRLRRVVPLWLPAALVGCFGVLAFFGLRFYLGHETRQQLAAYNDVVQMPQRTAHITITLP from the coding sequence ATGATGAATTCCCCCCTGCCCCCGACCCCGGGCCCGATGCCGTCGCTGACCGCCAATGGCGCGATGGTCAACCCCACCCCCCAGGCTGCCAACCCGCAAAGCCTGCAGGACCTGATGTCCGACGGCTTCTACCTGCTGCTGCTGCTCAAGCGTGGCCAGCTGCCCAACGATGCCGAAGGCTTCGTGCAGACCGTGCAGAAGTTCCTCGATGGCGTGGAGCGCAACGCGATGCGCCTGGGTGTAGCCGCCGAGGATGTCTACGCCGCCAAGTACGCGTTCTGCGCGGCGGTGGACGAGGCGATCCTGTCACAGCCCTCGCCGCTGCACGAAATCTGGGAGCGCAACCCGCTGCAGCTGCGGCTGTTCGGCGAACACCTGGCTGGCGAACACTTCTTCGACCGCCTGGAAGAACTGCGCCGCCAGGGTGCGGCGCGCCTGCCGTCGCTGGAGGTCTACCACTACTGCCTGCTGATGGGGTTCGAAGGCAAGTACCGGCTGGAGGGCACCGAGAAGCTGGGTTACCTGACGGCACGGCTGGGCGATGAGATCGTCTACCTGAAGGGCAAGCGCCATGGCTTCGCCCCGCACGCCCTGCCGCCGGACAACGTGCGCCACCGCCTGCGCCGCGTGGTGCCGCTGTGGCTGCCGGCCGCGCTGGTCGGCTGCTTCGGCGTGCTGGCGTTCTTCGGCCTGCGTTTCTACCTGGGCCACGAGACCCGCCAGCAGCTGGCGGCCTACAACGATGTGGTGCAGATGCCACAGCGCACCGCGCACATCACGATCACCTTGCCATGA
- the tssJ gene encoding type VI secretion system lipoprotein TssJ, with amino-acid sequence MNAQSFRFQRVIPVTTLLLILSASLSGCASDSKLGKAMDKTLQAVGIRDSKPEAPPTIPLRLYAGSNLNAANDKRATAAVVKVYHLRSSQRFEQAPFNAFLDQAGEQAALGADLLSVNEVVLTPGARQELSEQLSEGTAVLGVVALFRAPAENRWRLAFDTKGKTLPQEGVTVGIHACALTSDSKALLTRISGDPGSLASIRCASVR; translated from the coding sequence ATGAATGCGCAATCATTCCGATTTCAACGCGTGATACCCGTCACAACTTTACTTCTCATACTCTCGGCCTCGCTTTCCGGCTGCGCCAGCGACAGCAAGCTGGGCAAGGCCATGGACAAGACCCTGCAGGCGGTCGGCATCCGCGACAGCAAGCCCGAAGCCCCCCCCACCATTCCGCTGCGCCTGTATGCCGGCAGCAACCTCAACGCCGCCAACGACAAGCGGGCAACCGCCGCGGTGGTCAAGGTCTACCACCTGCGCAGCAGCCAGCGCTTCGAACAGGCCCCCTTCAATGCGTTCCTCGACCAGGCCGGAGAGCAGGCCGCACTAGGCGCGGACCTGCTTTCGGTGAACGAGGTGGTGCTCACGCCGGGGGCGCGTCAGGAATTGTCCGAGCAGTTGAGTGAAGGCACTGCAGTGCTCGGCGTGGTGGCGCTGTTCCGTGCACCGGCCGAGAACCGCTGGCGCCTGGCGTTCGACACCAAGGGCAAGACCCTGCCCCAGGAGGGCGTCACCGTCGGCATCCACGCCTGTGCCCTGACCAGCGACAGCAAGGCCTTGTTGACACGCATTTCAGGCGACCCCGGCAGCCTGGCTTCCATCCGTTGTGCGAGCGTGCGTTGA
- a CDS encoding tetratricopeptide repeat protein produces MGKAVYRPMFALVLLSGLAACASAPKKAEVVPFETTLSNAEAQVTTAGADAAITAFEAAAKADPTRKEPWVRIAQLQFDQGQYARAIVAAEEVLQRDPDDLVADGVITVAGFRVANQSLQRLQGRGALASDTARKEAQTLANTLRSTMGEAILEPAKPKPKPRVRGGRATPAAGATPATPPQTRPAARPQGSNSADPFQNIGN; encoded by the coding sequence ATGGGGAAGGCTGTTTATCGGCCGATGTTCGCGCTGGTGCTGCTGTCGGGTCTGGCAGCGTGTGCATCGGCGCCGAAGAAGGCCGAGGTCGTGCCGTTCGAAACAACGCTCAGCAACGCCGAAGCGCAGGTCACCACGGCCGGTGCCGATGCGGCGATCACGGCGTTCGAGGCGGCGGCCAAGGCCGACCCCACCCGCAAGGAACCGTGGGTGCGCATCGCCCAGCTGCAGTTCGACCAGGGCCAGTATGCGCGTGCCATCGTGGCAGCCGAGGAAGTGCTGCAGCGTGACCCGGATGATCTTGTCGCCGATGGCGTGATCACCGTTGCCGGTTTCCGTGTCGCCAACCAGTCGCTGCAGCGCCTGCAGGGCCGTGGCGCGCTGGCATCGGACACCGCACGCAAGGAAGCACAGACGCTCGCCAACACCCTGCGCAGCACCATGGGCGAAGCCATCCTCGAGCCGGCCAAGCCGAAGCCCAAGCCCCGCGTACGCGGTGGCCGCGCCACGCCGGCTGCCGGTGCCACGCCGGCCACGCCGCCCCAGACCCGCCCCGCCGCCCGCCCGCAGGGTTCCAACAGCGCCGATCCGTTCCAGAACATCGGCAACTGA
- a CDS encoding PoNe immunity protein domain-containing protein, translating to MARKISEEGFEQRREPYQRYGTYLAQFKSTINRIAMVTVDLPKHLAKATNGGLMTSTRRRLWDSLDWLCVQYSAGAPAAEIADVWPYVIEWAEEYARFDKAYDDSAENTSGDRIPHVTLRDEEYWMVALRMVCFGILTGNANDMPRVMAMLDYVNAELDIHDGLLERLVAPWAPGRPIPDTATRHLPYRKLFKVFDATPDKRPTLMATYLDEWYHASRREPYIDQHGEGDIAFYGYWSWEAAATTIVLGIDDASYRDMAFYPKDLVDYARQIASGAPSDERIGRVAANEPSPRGGWWYTPAL from the coding sequence ATGGCCCGAAAGATCAGCGAAGAAGGCTTCGAGCAACGCAGAGAACCTTATCAGCGTTACGGGACCTATCTGGCTCAATTCAAGAGCACAATCAACAGGATCGCGATGGTGACTGTCGACCTCCCAAAGCACCTTGCCAAGGCCACGAATGGGGGATTGATGACCTCGACGCGTCGGCGCCTTTGGGATTCGCTTGATTGGCTCTGCGTGCAATACTCTGCTGGCGCACCCGCAGCGGAAATTGCAGACGTCTGGCCTTACGTTATTGAATGGGCAGAAGAGTACGCGAGGTTTGACAAAGCGTATGACGACTCTGCAGAAAACACCTCCGGCGATCGGATTCCACACGTCACGCTGAGAGACGAAGAATACTGGATGGTTGCACTGCGGATGGTCTGCTTTGGAATTCTTACAGGCAATGCCAACGACATGCCGCGTGTCATGGCCATGCTCGACTACGTCAACGCCGAATTGGACATCCATGACGGACTGCTGGAACGGCTGGTCGCACCGTGGGCTCCGGGCAGACCCATCCCGGACACCGCAACCCGACACCTCCCCTACCGCAAGCTGTTCAAAGTCTTCGATGCCACGCCCGACAAGCGCCCAACCCTGATGGCTACCTATCTTGACGAGTGGTACCACGCCAGCCGGCGCGAACCTTATATTGATCAGCATGGCGAGGGTGATATTGCCTTCTATGGCTACTGGTCGTGGGAAGCCGCCGCGACCACCATCGTGCTCGGTATCGATGATGCGAGCTATCGTGATATGGCGTTCTATCCCAAGGATCTTGTGGACTATGCTCGCCAGATCGCGTCCGGCGCGCCCAGCGACGAACGTATTGGCCGCGTAGCAGCGAACGAGCCCAGCCCCCGCGGCGGCTGGTGGTACACGCCCGCACTATGA
- the tssB gene encoding type VI secretion system contractile sheath small subunit, translating to MAKKESVQKRLQKIRPPRVQLTYDVEKGDAIEQKELPFVVGVLGDFSGNPEQPLPKVKDRKFVNVDLDNFDEVMEGVAPRAVYRVPNKISEDGGEFGVELKFSSIDDFRPEAIVQQIEPLRRLLESRTKLADLRNKLAGNEKLEDLLTDVLNNTEQLKQLGATKED from the coding sequence ATGGCCAAGAAGGAAAGCGTCCAGAAGCGGCTGCAGAAGATTCGCCCGCCGCGCGTGCAGTTGACCTATGACGTCGAGAAGGGCGACGCGATCGAACAGAAGGAACTTCCGTTCGTTGTCGGCGTACTCGGCGATTTCAGTGGCAACCCCGAACAGCCGCTGCCGAAGGTGAAGGACCGCAAGTTCGTCAATGTGGACCTGGACAACTTCGACGAGGTGATGGAGGGCGTCGCCCCGCGCGCCGTCTACCGCGTGCCGAACAAGATCAGCGAGGACGGTGGTGAATTCGGCGTCGAGCTGAAGTTCTCCTCCATCGATGATTTCCGCCCCGAGGCGATCGTCCAGCAGATCGAGCCGCTGCGCCGGCTGCTCGAGTCGCGCACCAAGCTGGCCGACCTGCGCAACAAGCTGGCCGGCAATGAAAAGCTGGAAGACCTGCTGACCGACGTGCTCAACAACACCGAGCAGCTCAAGCAGCTCGGCGCGACCAAGGAGGACTGA
- a CDS encoding type VI secretion system Vgr family protein gives MDIPSSALLASLASLSHRERLIQLIGPHDGLVVERFEGEETVCGDNRLQIDCLATDAFLELDPWLEKPLTLQLRQADGGLRQWHGLCTEAAQLGSDGGLARYRLTLEPWTALLRLRRNAVIFQDSDTRAICEQIFADYPQASFRFDVQATLPARAITTQYRETDWDFVTRLLAEAGLAWRIEQAQGDEAGHTLVVFEPGAEQPDSGTLRFHRADMAEASDGITAFAERQQLVPNASTVASWHSEQVSAIAGQSSADAGTLPALEVYVQPRAGRFAQSGWADAEAQARLDALRVGQVLYSGSGSERRLAAGSTFALSQHPQHQGQRFQLLAVQHVAVNNLDQGIAELLGSAEAERGSYRNRFLATGVDVPVRALPQDRPTLHGPQTARVVGVADAALSPSREHQVRVQFGWQRGASPNPGGLTDTGSARSGHAPGDHTSGSWVPVAEWVAGPNWGSAFLPRIGSEVLVEFLHGDIDQPRITGQLYNGEVAPPFGGGIDEKARHPGVLSGLHTRSHDGSGTQQWVIDDTPGQLRTRLHSSLADSRLELGYLIAHQDTARGSLRGEGFELATQGWGNVHAAEGLLLSASLQAGAGSTVMDNASVVAQLKGAERSLEQMQQTLGQQQVPGLAEFQRTRQLREQIDPQAQGRYSGQVNGQSAMKPGSDGRSAGDQPVERLGTPLLLAEAPHHIAWTTPASAVAYAGQNLQMTVQQDLHVSAGETLATVSGEQVSLFTQSGPLRVIAANGPVSLQAHDGELELLSEQALTITATDERIDVLAQSKVVLQAGSSAITLDGGNITFSCPGEFKVKAGEHPFMGGESSQPLLAALPLGLTPRALDLKYAYKDLKPVVGAPFRVMFDNGTSAEGKLDDKGEARIENPPGPGKVFFGYDQREAFAYPQRPANPIFGFVPTSPEDARQALERYAKAENEYMEDNYFPDEVAAIYSGEETYDDLVNAYDYFDELEETHAGDGTPGEHREIVLDENGKDAGESA, from the coding sequence ATGGACATCCCAAGCTCCGCGCTGCTCGCTTCACTCGCCTCGCTGTCCCACCGCGAACGGCTGATCCAGCTCATCGGCCCGCATGACGGGCTGGTGGTCGAACGCTTTGAAGGCGAGGAAACGGTCTGCGGCGACAACCGCCTGCAGATCGACTGCCTGGCCACCGACGCGTTCCTGGAACTGGACCCGTGGCTGGAGAAGCCGCTGACCCTGCAGCTGCGCCAGGCCGATGGCGGCCTGCGCCAGTGGCACGGCCTGTGCACCGAAGCGGCCCAGCTGGGCAGCGACGGCGGCCTGGCCCGCTACCGGCTCACCCTGGAACCGTGGACCGCCCTGCTGCGCCTGCGCCGCAATGCGGTGATCTTCCAGGACAGCGACACCCGCGCCATCTGCGAGCAGATCTTCGCCGACTACCCGCAGGCGAGCTTCCGCTTCGATGTGCAGGCCACCCTGCCCGCCCGCGCCATCACCACCCAGTACCGCGAGACCGACTGGGACTTCGTCACCCGCCTGCTGGCCGAGGCCGGCCTGGCCTGGCGCATCGAGCAGGCCCAGGGTGATGAGGCCGGCCATACGCTGGTGGTGTTCGAGCCCGGCGCCGAGCAGCCCGACAGCGGCACGCTGCGCTTCCACCGCGCCGACATGGCCGAGGCCAGCGATGGCATCACCGCCTTTGCCGAGCGCCAGCAGCTGGTGCCCAACGCCAGCACCGTGGCCAGCTGGCACAGCGAGCAGGTCAGCGCCATTGCCGGCCAGTCCAGCGCCGATGCCGGCACCCTGCCGGCGCTGGAGGTCTACGTGCAGCCGCGCGCCGGGCGCTTTGCCCAGTCCGGCTGGGCCGATGCCGAAGCACAGGCCCGCCTGGATGCCCTGCGCGTGGGCCAGGTGCTGTACAGCGGCAGCGGCAGCGAGCGCCGGCTGGCCGCCGGCAGCACCTTTGCCCTGTCCCAGCACCCGCAGCACCAGGGCCAGCGCTTCCAGCTGCTGGCCGTGCAGCACGTGGCGGTGAACAACCTGGACCAGGGCATCGCCGAACTGCTGGGCAGCGCCGAGGCCGAGCGCGGCAGCTACCGCAACCGTTTCCTGGCCACCGGCGTGGACGTGCCGGTGCGCGCCCTGCCGCAGGACCGGCCCACCCTGCACGGCCCGCAGACCGCACGCGTGGTGGGCGTGGCCGATGCCGCCCTCAGCCCCAGCCGCGAACACCAGGTGCGCGTGCAGTTCGGCTGGCAGCGCGGTGCCAGCCCCAACCCCGGCGGGCTGACCGACACCGGCAGCGCCCGTTCCGGCCATGCCCCGGGCGACCACACCAGTGGCAGCTGGGTACCCGTGGCCGAATGGGTGGCCGGCCCGAACTGGGGCAGCGCCTTCCTGCCGCGCATCGGCAGCGAGGTGCTGGTGGAGTTCCTGCACGGGGACATCGACCAGCCGCGCATCACCGGCCAGCTGTACAACGGCGAGGTCGCCCCGCCTTTCGGCGGTGGCATCGACGAGAAGGCGCGGCATCCCGGCGTGCTCAGCGGCCTGCACACCCGATCCCATGACGGCAGCGGCACCCAGCAGTGGGTGATCGACGACACCCCCGGCCAGCTGCGCACCCGCCTGCACAGCTCGCTGGCCGACAGCCGGCTGGAACTGGGCTACCTGATCGCCCACCAGGACACCGCCCGCGGCAGCCTGCGCGGGGAAGGCTTCGAGCTGGCCACCCAGGGCTGGGGCAACGTGCACGCCGCCGAGGGCCTGCTGCTGTCGGCCAGCCTGCAGGCCGGTGCCGGCTCGACGGTGATGGACAACGCCAGCGTGGTGGCCCAGCTCAAGGGCGCCGAGCGCAGCCTGGAGCAGATGCAGCAGACGCTGGGCCAGCAGCAGGTACCGGGCCTGGCCGAATTCCAGCGCACCCGGCAGCTGCGCGAGCAGATCGACCCGCAGGCGCAGGGCCGCTACAGCGGCCAGGTGAATGGCCAGAGCGCGATGAAGCCGGGCAGCGACGGCCGCAGCGCCGGTGACCAGCCGGTAGAGCGGCTGGGCACGCCGCTGCTGCTGGCCGAGGCCCCGCACCACATCGCCTGGACCACCCCGGCCAGCGCGGTGGCCTATGCCGGGCAGAACCTGCAGATGACGGTGCAGCAGGACCTGCACGTGAGCGCCGGCGAGACGCTGGCGACGGTGTCCGGCGAACAGGTTTCGCTGTTCACGCAGAGCGGCCCGCTGCGGGTGATCGCGGCCAATGGCCCGGTCAGTCTGCAGGCCCACGATGGCGAGCTGGAACTGCTGAGCGAGCAGGCGCTGACCATCACCGCCACCGACGAGCGCATCGACGTGCTGGCGCAGAGCAAGGTGGTGCTGCAGGCCGGCAGCAGCGCGATCACCCTGGACGGCGGCAACATCACCTTCAGCTGCCCGGGCGAGTTCAAGGTCAAGGCTGGCGAGCATCCGTTCATGGGGGGGGAGAGCTCGCAACCGCTGCTGGCGGCACTCCCCCTCGGACTGACGCCACGCGCACTTGATCTGAAGTACGCGTACAAGGATCTGAAGCCGGTAGTCGGCGCGCCATTCCGGGTGATGTTCGACAACGGCACCAGCGCCGAGGGAAAGCTGGACGATAAGGGTGAGGCCCGCATCGAGAATCCGCCGGGCCCTGGCAAGGTCTTCTTTGGCTATGACCAGCGTGAAGCCTTCGCCTACCCGCAACGCCCGGCGAACCCGATCTTTGGCTTCGTACCCACCTCCCCGGAGGATGCCCGGCAGGCACTTGAGCGTTACGCCAAAGCCGAGAACGAGTACATGGAAGACAACTACTTCCCGGATGAGGTCGCTGCGATCTATTCAGGCGAAGAGACCTACGACGATCTGGTCAATGCCTACGACTATTTCGACGAGCTTGAAGAGACGCATGCCGGCGACGGCACGCCCGGAGAGCATCGCGAAATTGTTCTGGATGAGAATGGCAAGGATGCCGGGGAAAGCGCATGA
- a CDS encoding PoNe immunity protein domain-containing protein translates to MQFSNPDWKSWLAWKVQQTAFDGRREPYQRFDTYSAQFKDSLGGIVMVTTDLPKHVAKARKSGLMMSTQQRLWDALNLMSLQYSAGAAINQLTAIWPYTLQWAEEYSRFDKEYDDSAENTSGDRIPHVTLRDEEYWIVALRMVCFGILTGNANDMPRVMAILDYVNAELNIHDGLLERLVAPWAPGRPIPDTATRHLPYRKLFKVFDATPEKRPALMATYLDEWYHASRREPYIDQHGEGDIAFYGYWSWEAAATTIVLGIDDASYRDMAFYPRDLADYARQVASGATSDERVGRVAANEPCPRNGWWYTPAQGSRRYFREGDIFPSIENSDWGDTFWIWAADQTPPALG, encoded by the coding sequence ATGCAATTTAGTAATCCTGACTGGAAGTCCTGGCTTGCCTGGAAGGTACAACAAACGGCATTTGATGGCCGCCGCGAACCATATCAGCGCTTTGATACTTATTCCGCACAGTTCAAAGACTCCCTCGGCGGCATCGTCATGGTCACAACTGACCTACCTAAGCATGTTGCGAAGGCACGCAAATCTGGCCTAATGATGTCCACACAACAGCGCCTATGGGACGCGCTTAACTTAATGAGCTTGCAGTACTCGGCAGGCGCAGCCATCAATCAACTTACGGCGATCTGGCCATACACTCTGCAATGGGCAGAGGAATACTCGCGCTTTGACAAGGAGTATGACGACTCTGCAGAGAACACCTCCGGCGATCGGATTCCACACGTTACGCTGAGAGACGAAGAATACTGGATAGTTGCACTACGGATGGTCTGCTTTGGAATTCTTACAGGCAATGCCAACGATATGCCCCGTGTCATGGCCATACTCGACTACGTCAACGCCGAATTGAACATACATGACGGACTGCTGGAGCGACTGGTCGCACCGTGGGCTCCGGGTAGACCCATCCCGGACACCGCAACCCGACACCTCCCCTACCGCAAGCTGTTCAAAGTTTTCGATGCCACGCCCGAAAAGCGCCCGGCCCTGATGGCTACCTATCTTGACGAGTGGTACCACGCCAGCCGGCGCGAACCTTATATTGACCAGCATGGCGAGGGTGACATTGCCTTCTATGGCTACTGGTCGTGGGAAGCCGCAGCGACCACCATCGTGCTCGGCATCGATGATGCGAGCTATCGCGACATGGCGTTCTATCCCAGGGATCTTGCGGACTACGCCCGCCAGGTCGCGTCCGGCGCGACCAGCGACGAACGTGTTGGCCGGGTAGCAGCGAACGAGCCCTGCCCGCGCAATGGCTGGTGGTACACACCTGCACAAGGCAGTCGACGCTACTTCCGCGAAGGCGACATCTTCCCCTCCATCGAGAACAGCGACTGGGGCGACACCTTCTGGATATGGGCCGCAGACCAGACGCCGCCGGCGTTGGGTTGA